A stretch of Aerococcus christensenii DNA encodes these proteins:
- a CDS encoding glycosyltransferase family 2 protein, with protein MKTITVIVPCYNEELTINPYFAAMQAIEAVCPAYSFHYLFVDDGSTDQTLSVLEKLSSKHSNVQYLSFSRNFGKEAALVAGLTYSQGEWVITMDVDLQHPPRLIPLMIKEMETEQYDMIATQRQNRQGEAAIRAFLSHKFYELLRLMTDIPFCQNETDFRLMDKPIVNSLLALQEVHRFSKGLFNWVGYRKTYLSFPNEKRSAGDSKWNLTSLFTYSIEGILSFSQVPLDIIAFIGFLVFILSISYAIFLAIRTLLFGNPTSGWTSTIVVILAMGGLQMLSLGIVGKYVGKTFMESKKRPLYFIQKTNLDLSSQKEPRKL; from the coding sequence TTGAAAACTATTACTGTCATCGTACCTTGTTACAACGAAGAATTAACTATTAATCCCTATTTTGCAGCCATGCAGGCTATCGAAGCAGTCTGTCCTGCTTATAGTTTTCATTATTTATTTGTGGACGATGGGTCCACTGATCAAACTTTATCCGTTTTAGAAAAATTATCTTCCAAGCATTCAAACGTTCAATATCTTTCTTTTTCAAGAAACTTTGGCAAAGAAGCCGCACTGGTCGCTGGGCTTACCTATAGTCAAGGAGAGTGGGTGATTACGATGGATGTCGATCTGCAACATCCTCCCCGTCTCATTCCTCTCATGATAAAAGAAATGGAAACGGAACAATATGATATGATTGCTACTCAACGGCAAAACCGCCAAGGGGAAGCTGCTATTCGAGCCTTTTTATCTCATAAATTTTACGAACTTCTCCGACTCATGACAGATATTCCTTTCTGCCAAAATGAAACAGATTTTAGACTCATGGACAAGCCAATCGTTAATAGTCTCCTTGCTCTCCAAGAAGTCCATCGTTTTTCTAAAGGACTTTTTAATTGGGTAGGCTATCGTAAAACTTATCTTTCTTTTCCTAATGAAAAACGAAGCGCTGGAGATAGTAAATGGAATCTTACTTCTCTCTTCACCTATTCTATCGAAGGTATTCTTTCTTTCTCACAAGTTCCTTTAGACATTATAGCCTTTATAGGATTTTTAGTTTTTATACTTTCTATTAGCTATGCTATTTTTTTAGCTATACGAACCCTTCTTTTCGGAAATCCTACCTCTGGATGGACCTCAACAATTGTTGTCATTTTAGCTATGGGAGGCCTACAAATGCTTTCCTTAGGCATCGTTGGCAAATATGTAGGTAAAACTTTTATGGAGAGCAAGAAACGTCCTCTGTATTTTATTCAAAAAACTAACTTAGACCTTTCTTCTCAAAAAGAGCCTAGAAAACTGTAA
- a CDS encoding barstar family protein has product MTQERTVVVTWKALNHFSDLYCIFNPIFLSQKAEVDNLDALYDQLTSVSRPLKIIIQGREHIMQEQDCPAQRVVDLLENAAEENETLQLEWE; this is encoded by the coding sequence GTGACTCAAGAACGAACAGTAGTGGTTACTTGGAAAGCACTCAATCATTTCAGTGATCTGTACTGTATTTTTAATCCAATATTTTTGTCTCAAAAAGCAGAGGTTGATAATTTAGATGCTTTGTATGATCAACTAACAAGTGTTTCTCGACCGTTAAAAATTATCATTCAAGGAAGAGAGCACATCATGCAAGAACAAGACTGTCCCGCTCAGCGAGTGGTAGATCTTTTAGAGAATGCTGCGGAGGAAAATGAGACCTTACAACTTGAATGGGAGTAG
- a CDS encoding ribonuclease domain-containing protein codes for MIRINKKKLGLIFLTLILSIFVIFQLSGRRLHFVQPTPSANTQMQVQYREIYRDVEHVSRYVHEYKKLPPNYITKKQAKKAGWNSETGNLWEVTDKKTIGGDVFGNYQEELPVKEKYHEADVNYYGGYRGSERIVYSDKGAIYYSKDHYKNFKRLY; via the coding sequence ATGATTCGCATTAACAAGAAAAAACTGGGATTAATTTTCCTAACACTTATCTTAAGTATATTTGTTATTTTTCAATTGTCGGGACGGCGACTTCATTTTGTTCAACCGACTCCTTCTGCTAATACCCAAATGCAGGTGCAATATAGGGAAATTTATCGGGATGTTGAGCATGTCAGCCGATATGTGCATGAATATAAAAAATTGCCGCCTAATTATATCACCAAAAAGCAGGCCAAAAAAGCTGGTTGGAACAGTGAAACTGGAAATTTATGGGAAGTGACAGATAAAAAGACAATTGGTGGAGACGTGTTTGGCAATTATCAAGAAGAACTGCCTGTAAAAGAGAAATATCATGAAGCGGATGTTAACTATTATGGGGGCTATAGAGGTTCTGAACGGATTGTGTATTCAGATAAGGGAGCTATTTATTACTCTAAAGATCATTATAAGAATTTTAAGCGTTTGTATTAG